Proteins co-encoded in one Brassica oleracea var. oleracea cultivar TO1000 chromosome C4, BOL, whole genome shotgun sequence genomic window:
- the LOC106342208 gene encoding putative dual specificity protein phosphatase DSP8 yields the protein MYIEEVSEKGERSVEEEVGDGDKAVLVSSGDVVVLTTKMALVGVGARALFYPTLIYNVVRNKVEAEFHWWDRVAQFILLGAVPFPSDVPRLKELGVCGVITLNEPYETLVPSSLYKSYCIDHLVIATRDYCYAPSMEAICQAVDFIHRNASLGKTTYVHCKAGRGRSTTIVLCYLVQHKDMTPEEAYAYVRSIRPRVKLASTQWKAVLEYYNVRVLNTTQSSLTDATSALIPRSTKQMCSGNVVVFDDGSVVVVTHSDVEGYDDDDSRRSMNVAAGNELWAAAADLSMVYRVKVVGQAALARISCMWLGLREDHKLSGKNLSMRGISVDISVY from the exons ATGTATATCGAAGAAGTGAGTGAGAAAGGGGAGAGATCGGTAGAGGAGGAGGTTGGTGATGGAGATAAGGCGGTGTTGGTGAGCAGTGGAGACGTGGTTGTGTTGACGACGAAGATGGCGTTGGTTGGTGTTGGCGCTCGTGCGTTGTTCTATCCGACTTTGATTTACAACGTTGTGAGGAATAAGGTTGAGGCTGAGTTTCATTGGTGGGATAGGGTTGCTCAG TTTATATTACTGGGAGCTGTTCCGTTTCCATCTGATGTCCCGCGGCTGAAGGAGCTTGGTGTTTGTGGAGTGATCACCCTGAATGAGCCTTATGAAACTTTGGTTCCATCATCTCTCTACAAA TCTTACTGCATTGACCACCTGGTGATTGCCACGAGAGATTATTGTTATGCACCTTCCATGGAAGCAATATGCCAAGCTGTTGATTTTATCCATA GAAATGCTTCGCTTGGGAAGACGACTTATGTTCACTGCAAGGCGGGGCGGGGCCGCAGCACAACTATCGTCTTATGCTACCTG GTGCAACACAAAGACATGACACCTGAAGAAGCATATGCCTACGTGAGGTCAATCAGGCCTAGGGTGAAACTAGCGTCCACCCAATGGAAG GCCGTTCTTGAGTACTACAACGTCAGGGTGCTGAATACCACCCAAAGTTCTTTAACTGATGCAACTTCAGCTTTGATCCCGAGAAGTACGAAGCAGATGTGTTCTGGGAATGTGGTTGTGTTTGACGATGGCTCGGTGGTGGTAGTGACCCACTCGGATGTAGAGGGCTATGATGATGATGACTCAAGGAGGTCAATGAATGTTGCTGCTGGGAACGAGTTATGGGCAGCAGCTGCAGATCTGAGCATGGTGTACAGGGTGAAAGTGGTGGGACAAGCTGCCTTGGCGAGGATCTCGTGCATGTGGCTGGGCTTGCGCGAGGATCACAAGCTCTCTGGGAAAAATCTTTCCATGAGAGGTA